A region from the Candidatus Hydrogenedentota bacterium genome encodes:
- a CDS encoding glycosyltransferase family 1 protein, translating into MRVLFLTLYPDQAASPRYRVHQFIPYLESRGIECTVR; encoded by the coding sequence ATGCGCGTGCTCTTTCTGACCCTCTATCCCGATCAGGCCGCGAGTCCGCGCTACCGGGTCCACCAGTTCATTCCGTATCTCGAATCACGGGGTATTGAATGTACGGTGCGTG